Genomic window (Streptomyces sp. NBC_00078):
TCCACGACGTCGCTGAGTTCGCTCTTCTTGTACGAGCCGTTGAGGCGCAGGCCGGCCGCCACGTTGTCGAAGACGGACATCGTGGGGAACGGGTTGGGACGCTGGAAGACCATGCCGACCTCGCGCCGCACGGCCACGGGGTCGACCCCGGCGCCGTACAGGTTCTCGTCGTCGAGCATGACCTTGCCCTCGACCCGGCCGCCCGACGTCACCTCGTGCATCCGGTTGAGGGTGCGCAGGAAGGTGGACTTGCCGCAGCCGGACGGGCCGATGAAGGCCGTGACGGTGCGGGGCTCGACGGTCATCGAGATGTCCTCGATGGCCCGGAAGGAGCCGTAGTAGGCGCTGAGGCCGCTGACGTCAATTCGCTTGGCCATGGAAATCACTGCTTCTTTCGAGGGGGAATCTGGTCGCTGTATGGCCGCGTCAGCGACCGGACTTCGGGGCCTTCCAGCGGGCGATGGCCCGGGCCCCGAGGTTGAGGATCATCACGAAGGCGATCAGCGTGAGCGACGCCGCCCAGGCTCGGTCGTACGCCGCGTTCGCGCCTGCGCTCTGCGAGTACTGCTGATAGATGTACAGCGGCAGCGACTGCTGCGCACCCTCGAACGGGTTGTTGTTGATGAACCGGTTGCCGAACACCAGCAGCAGCACCGGTGCGGTCTCACCGGCGATACGGGCGATCGCCAGCATGATGCCGGTCGTGATGCCGCCGATGGAGGTCGGCAGGACCACTTTCAGGATGGTGCGCCACTTCGGGATGCCGAGCGCGAGGGACGCCTCACGCAGCTCGTTCGGGACGAGCTTGAGCATCTCCTCCGTGGAGCGCACGACCACCGGCATCATCAGGATGGCCAGGGCCAGCGAACCCGCGAAGCCGAAGGGCTCCATGTCGAAGATCAGCATCAGCGACAGGATGAACAGGCCCGCGACGATCGACGGGACGCCGGTCATCACGTCGACGAAGAAGGTGATGGCCCGGGAGAGACCTCCGCGGCCGTACTCCACGAGGTAGACCGCGGTGAGCACACCGATCGGCGCGGCGATCACCGTGGCGAGGCCGACCTGCTCCAGGCTGCCGATGATGGCGTGGTAGATGCCACCGCCCGGCTGGGAGTCGGCGACCACACCCATCGAGTGGGTCAGGAAGTAGATGTCGAGGACCTTCACACCGCGCGAGACAGTGGTCCACACCAGGGAGACCAGCGGCACGACGGCGAGCAGGAAGGCGACCCAGACCAGAGCGGTCGCGATGCGGTCCTTGGCCTGACGGCCGCCCTCGACGCCCGCGGCGATGCCGTACGTGGCGATGAGGAAGAGGAGGCCGGCGATCAGGCCCCACTGGACCTTGCTGTCGAGCCCTGCGACGAGGCCGATGCCGACGGCCACGGCCACGGAGCCGGCGGCGATCGCCCACGGCGACCACCTCGGCAGCGAGGCGCCACGCAGGCTGTTGGGGCGCTCATCGGTAATGGCGGCGTTGCTCATGCGTTGGCCCCCGAGTACTCCTTGCGGCGGGCGATGATCATGCGGGCCGCGCCGTTGACCAGCAGGGTGATGACGAACAGGACCAGACCGGAGGCGATCAGCGCGTCACGGC
Coding sequences:
- the pstA gene encoding phosphate ABC transporter permease PstA — encoded protein: MSNAAITDERPNSLRGASLPRWSPWAIAAGSVAVAVGIGLVAGLDSKVQWGLIAGLLFLIATYGIAAGVEGGRQAKDRIATALVWVAFLLAVVPLVSLVWTTVSRGVKVLDIYFLTHSMGVVADSQPGGGIYHAIIGSLEQVGLATVIAAPIGVLTAVYLVEYGRGGLSRAITFFVDVMTGVPSIVAGLFILSLMLIFDMEPFGFAGSLALAILMMPVVVRSTEEMLKLVPNELREASLALGIPKWRTILKVVLPTSIGGITTGIMLAIARIAGETAPVLLLVFGNRFINNNPFEGAQQSLPLYIYQQYSQSAGANAAYDRAWAASLTLIAFVMILNLGARAIARWKAPKSGR